A stretch of DNA from Arctopsyche grandis isolate Sample6627 chromosome 6, ASM5162203v2, whole genome shotgun sequence:
TCCTCTATAGATTTGCATGATGTTCACATTATAAGATGAGCTGATAGCTCTGGTGTTATGTCATAAgagtaaataatttattgttttcacAATCTATAAgtggatttttttgttttattttgtttttacctAAAAATCGGAAGTAAAAATGTTCTGTTTATGACTGCGCATCATTTCATAGGATAGCTTCTGTGTGAAGAGATGACCCTATCAGTAAGTATACCAATAACAAAAATGacattttgaaattcataacAACCTCTAccgtttttgttttgttttattctgTTGGTTATTATTTTGTTGCTCCGACATCATCGTATTGGATTTAAagttattgttttcatttaagCATATAATTTATACACGTTACTTCTTTCTATAAGcagttataatatttattgttgaTTGATACTGCTGAGGTATTGCTCCATAACATTTTTTCTATTACTTCCGCCTCACTATGGCTAATACACATTCATTCAATTTcacttattcaattattatattttctgattttttatcACTACTCACACATCAAATGatcatatattttgtatgtatcctAAAATTACTTGTGGTTTTTGAATATGCACAGACAATGCCATTCATAAACtttgtattttcagtttatatatttatgatatataaCTTTAGAAGCGTATTTTTAGTAAATGTTTGCATGAAAATAGATGTGATTTgtgttacatatatttcttactataaaatattttaaggaaaCCTACTTGGTTTTCTTaaactatgaaatatttaatcgtATATACATTTGCTTAGTGTTGGGTTTTCATAAAGTAATACATCCATTTGTTTATACAGAAAAAACGAGGGTCAAAACGGAAGCATAGCAGTGGACGTGATAGTAGTTGTGACaggtattttcatatttaaaaaatcatcgcTTGTTtggtagttttattttttgattttcttactgtaatacattttaatattttagctcACAGCCAAAGATTTCAAAAAAGAAATCTAAGAAACGCATGTCAGAAGCCAGTCTGGAACCATTACATAATAAGAACAAAAGCGCAGAAGTTGAACCTCGTGGATTTAagcaaattgataaaaataaaaataaaagatatgGCAGTAATGATAGGGACAAAGACCTGCATGGAAGTAAAATATCTCAAGGCTATGAAAACGACTCTAGATTAtcgaaaaagtatgaaaaattGGATCAACAAAAAGAAAGGCCTTCTACTAAGAATGACTATGAAGATAAACGGAGGAACAGGAGTCATTCAAAGGAAAGGAAAGATTTGAAAAAATCAGAGCAACATAAAAGAAGCCGATCTCCATTAGATCATTCACGTCAACGGAGTAAAACGCCTAAAAAGAAAGACAATTATAATGCTGCAGACATGAATAAAAAAGAATATTAtgcttcaaaatataataattataacagAGATGATCGAGATGTGCCATCATTTAGAAATAAGCGGAACGAAAGTAGGTCTCCTGTACGTCCTAATAAGCACACTAGACGAAGTATTTCTCCTAAACGGGACAaggataaattgaataaaaagcaAAATCGAAATGACGATTCTTCTCCTAAGAGACAAAGCCCATCTAGGTAtagggaaagtaaatctccatcatttaaaaaagataaatacaaacCATATCAAAGAAAAGAAAGAGCTAGTAGATCACCGTATAGATCAAGACGTGATAGGTATAGTAGATCTCCTAAGTCTTCTAGAAGAAACGCTGATAAACAGTGGGGTAAACCTGCATCTGTTGATAAGCATGATTTGTACagaaatcaacaaaaaactagGTCACCATATAGAGGACGGAGCAAAACACCAAAAGGCAAAAAACATAGCGCCGAAGGTAAATTAGACACTTCGAAAACTTCAGAAAAGAACAATAAGGTAATTGTTCAAAGCGTGGTTGAATCAGTCAaatctcaaaaatataaaaagattaaTACTTTGTCACGTACTCCTGACAATTCCCCACCTCGGAAATCTAATATTAGTTCTGTAATTGCAAACAATTCTAAAATGGTTTCCCCATCGAAGGAAAGTGAAAATTACCACACAAATGAGATCGCTTTATCTAATGATGTAGATCAAATACTCAAATTACCCGAAAAAAATGGTGCTTCAAAAAGTCCAAAAGAAAtagaacaaaaaaatgtatcgcCATCACAACAACAAAGTATTAAAGACATTTCAAATTCTATCACTAAAGAATCCAACCTAAATTTGGAAGCGACTGGAAATTCAAAACCAAATGATGGTGAAATTGTTGGTAAAGAAGGATCTTACAATTCGAAAAGAAGCCCATCTGTTGCCTCGAAGAGTAGTTCTAGTCTAAGTTATTCTCCAGCTAGGAGAAATCCCGAAAGGTACATTGACGTATTAGACAAGCTTTctgaaaaagataaatctaaatatattcAACCAGCTGCCAAGAAGTCATcgaaaaatttatcaaaagaTCAATCTTTTGATGTTAAAAAAACTAGGGTGTTTAGAAATTTACCCCAGCCTGTTGTTTGTCTTCGCGCATCTTcaagtgatgatgatgattcggAGACTGGTTGCGATGTCACAAGATTGGATGAAGATTATAACcgagaaattaaagaattgaacttACTCCAGATTGACTTGGCTGCTATTGTTAAAGAGTCGGTAGAGAAAAAACGTCTCGAAGATAAAGCCAGGGATGAAGGAAATATGTTATCAATTCCTATTATGTCCAATAATGTCGCTGCTACTTCTAGTATGGCAAAACTCAATCCAAATAATTTTGACCGCAACGCGTCTGCTTCTTCTGAAAGTATGGATATATCACCTGAACCCAAGCCTACTTCTAAGAAAGAAGGGGACACAAAAAAGAATGAAACGACTTCCATTACTAAGGATGAAAATCAAAAAGTAAAAACTACTAAAGATACGATAGAGAGTAATCGACGTCGACTTCAAACCCCAGACAAAAGTCACTCATCATCTCGTTCTCGATCACGTTCGCATTCGACATCTTCAGCCTCATCCAATTCTTCGAGGTGAGTTATtggattaataatatatttgcatTACAACACATCTCATCATACTAAATCAATATtgttgtaattttatattctttttagACATGGTGATCATAAATATTCATCCGCAAGTTCAGGCACCAGTAGCAGAAAGCGTAAGTCTGCATCTAGGGGCTCCAGATCTTCTTCAGGAAGTTCAAGTTCTTCTAGATCTAGCAGGTCATCGCGTTCTTCCCGGTCTGGTTCTGATTCTCCATCATCcaggtaatttttatttaaattaaagtaaatgtttttttttatataatagatgTCATTGAAAACATGAAGGCTGTATTAATGTAATAACAGTAAAATTTGaagtatattcaaattattatatataataggaTATCAATATTTCTATTATGACTCGTTTCATTAGATCCCGTTCAGGATCAAGATCGCGTTCTCCATCAATTCCTAGAAGAGCAGGCTCACCTAGTTTCTTAGATAGGCGTCGTATTACAAGGTAAAACTTAATCAGAAATTGTAAAGCTTGATTGAATAGAATTTGTATATGCTTAGTTTTTGTAATATgtactagatttttttttattataaatttttatttt
This window harbors:
- the Srrm234 gene encoding serine-arginine repetitive matrix 2/3/4, whose product is MYNGIGLQTPRGSGTNGHVQRNWAVVRKTKEKVGYRTEEEIAKLDASTNKQPNREILDHERKRKIEVKCAELEDDLEKQGYSRSDVESRIAAFRIKLMDCDTLDKPQRDEFGRVIVRETHQLAEAQQEKNARLREAFGISASFVEGTSLQSGRRGQGALPAAPIYQPVRTPSPEVEVPAKKKKAKHSSLSPDAKKEKKKKSKKNKKERLESSTKKEKKKKRSRSSDSSSSSDSGSDSDSSDSEKPRRKAKKKRGSKRKHSSGRDSSCDSSQPKISKKKSKKRMSEASLEPLHNKNKSAEVEPRGFKQIDKNKNKRYGSNDRDKDLHGSKISQGYENDSRLSKKYEKLDQQKERPSTKNDYEDKRRNRSHSKERKDLKKSEQHKRSRSPLDHSRQRSKTPKKKDNYNAADMNKKEYYASKYNNYNRDDRDVPSFRNKRNESRSPVRPNKHTRRSISPKRDKDKLNKKQNRNDDSSPKRQSPSRYRESKSPSFKKDKYKPYQRKERASRSPYRSRRDRYSRSPKSSRRNADKQWGKPASVDKHDLYRNQQKTRSPYRGRSKTPKGKKHSAEGKLDTSKTSEKNNKVIVQSVVESVKSQKYKKINTLSRTPDNSPPRKSNISSVIANNSKMVSPSKESENYHTNEIALSNDVDQILKLPEKNGASKSPKEIEQKNVSPSQQQSIKDISNSITKESNLNLEATGNSKPNDGEIVGKEGSYNSKRSPSVASKSSSSLSYSPARRNPERYIDVLDKLSEKDKSKYIQPAAKKSSKNLSKDQSFDVKKTRVFRNLPQPVVCLRASSSDDDDSETGCDVTRLDEDYNREIKELNLLQIDLAAIVKESVEKKRLEDKARDEGNMLSIPIMSNNVAATSSMAKLNPNNFDRNASASSESMDISPEPKPTSKKEGDTKKNETTSITKDENQKVKTTKDTIESNRRRLQTPDKSHSSSRSRSRSHSTSSASSNSSRHGDHKYSSASSGTSSRKRKSASRGSRSSSGSSSSSRSSRSSRSSRSGSDSPSSRSRSGSRSRSPSIPRRAGSPSFLDRRRITSKRKEKSSSSSESSNNSD